From Caminibacter mediatlanticus TB-2, the proteins below share one genomic window:
- a CDS encoding alkylphosphonate utilization protein, which produces MVCDLCGSDKNVEAYRVEPKDEYINLCELCRNQIESGNLDENHFQCLNDSMWSEKSAVKVLTYRLLKKLGRGDLIDMMYLENDELAWAEDEKEEKFDSVGNKLKDGDNVMVIKDLNVKGGNTIKRGEIFKNIRLGDTPGHILCKNIYIKTEFVKKV; this is translated from the coding sequence ATGGTATGTGATTTATGCGGAAGTGATAAAAATGTTGAAGCTTATAGAGTTGAGCCAAAAGATGAGTATATTAATTTATGTGAATTATGTAGAAATCAAATTGAGAGTGGAAATTTAGATGAAAACCACTTTCAATGTTTAAATGATTCAATGTGGAGTGAAAAGAGTGCAGTAAAAGTTTTAACTTATAGACTTCTTAAAAAATTAGGTAGAGGTGATTTAATAGATATGATGTATCTTGAAAATGATGAATTAGCTTGGGCAGAAGATGAAAAAGAAGAAAAGTTTGATAGTGTAGGAAATAAGCTTAAAGATGGTGATAATGTAATGGTAATTAAAGATTTAAATGTAAAAGGTGGTAACACAATAAAAAGAGGAGAGATATTTAAAAATATTAGGCTTGGAGATACACCTGGGCATATTTTATGCAAAAATATTTATATAAAAACGGAGTTTGTAAAAAAGGTGTAA
- the ccsA gene encoding cytochrome c biogenesis protein CcsA, giving the protein MNTTLKKIYNVFFSLEVAVILSLIFMAGQIYATLGFNTLQEAWGGVYETKWFEAIMWLLGINLIGVMFKYKTYKKTPIFILHLSIIVILIGAAITRYFGYEGTLHLRNGETKNYIMVERSKANPADVYKKDLGFSIKLDKFVLKHYPGSMQPSSYESFIEVIDKNKSFKYHIYMNHILVYKGYRFYQASYDMDGKGSILSVNHDPGMWVAYFGYILMAIGFLWSMIYKKSRFMMTVRKLKQSGLFAFLLFILFSGVNVRAFDLGEFAKKSKAVSDEWAKVLVQQRGRIEPMDTLDLDIVHKLTLKSKLYGLNYNQIVAGMVAYPEEFQKLPLIYVGHPAIRKLLGIEGKYAPYNAFFMPNGDFKFTKEIDKAFKIPDKDRTVLDREWIKLNERVYIAFEVYTAKIFKIFPTPNSKMMNYRWFSIADLQNAVKSGMMNPIDAQFYFNLFKNLADGIKTYNVELEKKTREKIYELQKTYSGEILPSESRIKWEIFYNRAQIFPMLIGIYSTLGLIAMFLGFFEIIRQKRFKKIETLIVGLGWLALILHTANMLLRWYISGHAPWSDAYESIIFIAWGSAFASVFFFRKSMLALGAGLFVAGMFMMVAHLNNINPQITNLVPVLKSYWLLIHVAVITSSYGFLAVGGMLGFLNLILFAMNKKYNLENQIKQLNNVIYLALYIGLALLSVGTFLGGVWANESWGRYWSWDPKETWSLISMIVYAITIHGKMIPKLRGEFIFSLLSFLAFFYILFTYFGVNFYIAQGLHSYGQGVADGYGWVNILFAGMGAWFVVVLVSIFMAISSKISKPVVIKEENKNNDYHPQGENNGM; this is encoded by the coding sequence ATGAATACTACACTAAAAAAAATTTATAATGTCTTTTTTTCGCTTGAAGTTGCAGTTATATTATCTTTGATTTTTATGGCAGGTCAAATATATGCAACTCTTGGGTTTAATACTTTACAAGAAGCATGGGGTGGAGTTTATGAGACTAAGTGGTTTGAAGCTATTATGTGGCTTCTTGGAATAAATTTAATTGGCGTTATGTTTAAATATAAAACTTATAAAAAAACACCAATCTTTATTTTGCATTTATCTATTATCGTGATTTTAATAGGGGCGGCCATAACAAGATATTTTGGATATGAAGGTACTCTTCATTTAAGAAATGGTGAAACTAAAAATTACATTATGGTAGAGCGCTCAAAAGCAAATCCTGCTGATGTATATAAAAAAGATTTAGGATTTAGTATAAAACTTGATAAATTTGTTTTAAAACATTACCCTGGAAGTATGCAGCCAAGTAGTTATGAGAGTTTTATAGAAGTAATTGATAAAAATAAAAGTTTTAAATATCATATCTATATGAACCATATTTTAGTTTATAAAGGATATAGGTTTTATCAGGCAAGTTATGATATGGATGGTAAAGGCAGTATATTATCTGTAAATCATGACCCAGGTATGTGGGTTGCTTATTTTGGATATATTTTAATGGCTATTGGATTTTTATGGAGTATGATATATAAAAAGTCAAGGTTTATGATGACAGTTAGAAAATTAAAACAGAGTGGACTTTTTGCATTTTTATTATTTATTCTTTTTAGTGGAGTTAATGTAAGGGCATTTGACTTAGGTGAGTTTGCAAAAAAAAGCAAAGCAGTTAGTGATGAATGGGCTAAAGTATTAGTCCAACAACGTGGTAGAATTGAGCCAATGGATACATTAGATTTAGATATAGTTCATAAATTAACACTAAAATCAAAACTTTATGGGCTTAACTATAATCAAATAGTAGCTGGAATGGTTGCATATCCAGAAGAGTTTCAAAAACTTCCTTTGATTTATGTAGGTCATCCTGCTATTAGAAAGCTTCTTGGAATTGAAGGAAAGTATGCTCCATATAATGCGTTTTTTATGCCAAATGGAGATTTTAAATTTACAAAAGAAATTGATAAAGCATTTAAGATTCCTGATAAAGATAGAACAGTTTTAGATAGAGAGTGGATAAAACTAAATGAGAGAGTATATATCGCATTTGAAGTATATACAGCAAAAATTTTTAAAATTTTTCCAACTCCTAATTCAAAAATGATGAATTACAGATGGTTTAGTATAGCTGATTTACAAAATGCGGTAAAAAGCGGGATGATGAATCCTATTGATGCTCAATTTTATTTTAATTTATTTAAAAATTTAGCAGATGGTATTAAAACATATAATGTCGAATTAGAGAAAAAAACAAGAGAAAAAATATATGAACTTCAAAAAACATATTCTGGTGAAATTTTGCCAAGTGAAAGTAGAATTAAATGGGAGATTTTTTATAACAGAGCTCAAATTTTTCCAATGTTAATTGGTATTTATTCAACTCTTGGCTTAATAGCTATGTTTTTAGGATTTTTTGAGATTATTAGACAAAAAAGATTTAAAAAAATTGAAACTTTAATAGTTGGACTTGGATGGTTAGCGTTAATTTTACATACAGCTAATATGCTTCTTAGATGGTATATCTCAGGTCATGCTCCTTGGTCAGATGCTTACGAATCAATTATATTTATTGCTTGGGGTAGTGCATTTGCATCAGTATTCTTTTTTAGAAAATCAATGCTTGCACTTGGGGCTGGTCTTTTTGTAGCAGGTATGTTTATGATGGTAGCACATCTTAATAATATTAATCCTCAAATTACAAATTTAGTACCAGTTCTTAAAAGTTATTGGTTATTAATTCATGTTGCTGTAATTACTTCAAGTTATGGATTCTTAGCAGTTGGTGGAATGCTTGGATTTTTAAACCTTATTTTATTTGCAATGAATAAAAAATATAATCTTGAAAATCAAATTAAACAACTTAATAATGTAATATATCTTGCTTTATACATTGGTCTTGCATTACTTAGTGTTGGAACATTTCTTGGTGGAGTTTGGGCAAATGAGAGTTGGGGTAGATATTGGTCTTGGGACCCAAAAGAGACTTGGAGTTTAATTAGTATGATAGTTTATGCAATTACAATTCATGGAAAAATGATTCCAAAACTAAGAGGTGAATTTATATTCTCACTTCTTTCATTTTTAGCATTTTTCTATATTTTATTTACATATTTTGGGGTAAATTTCTATATTGCACAAGGTCTTCATAGTTATGGTCAAGGTGTAGCTGATGGTTATGGTTGGGTAAATATTTTATTTGCTGGAATGGGTGCATGGTTTGTAGTAGTTTTAGTTTCAATATTTATGGCAATTTCAAGTAAAATATCAAAACCTGTTGTAATTAAAGAAGAAAATAAAAATAATGATTATCATCCACAAGGGGAAAATAATGGTATGTGA